A DNA window from Onthophagus taurus isolate NC chromosome 1, IU_Otau_3.0, whole genome shotgun sequence contains the following coding sequences:
- the LOC111423079 gene encoding uncharacterized protein, with protein sequence MKGFIFFFIFVATSVFAYEIVTDGQQEYLLVPFESSSSLGPLDSEVTARGRAKRQTSAIYDSASRRATISHTGTIIDNNNHNLMGTGAISGGKHQPFGVGGSLDYTHKPSASTLSASVKHLDGLGTNVGVSGRYNFINERNTQAYIGANYDRQYGGPSGTGNPNYGVFAGLTHRF encoded by the exons ATGAAGGGATtcatcttcttttttattttcgttgcTACGAGCGTTTTTGCTTATGAAATCGTTACCGATGGTCAACAAGAATATCTTTTGGTTCCTTTCGAATCATCAAGTTCTTTAGGACCTTTAGATTCTGAAGTTACAGCGCGAGGAAGAGCAAAAAG ACAAACTAGTGCAATCTATGATAGTGCAAGTAGACGAGCAACTATAAGTCATACTGGAActataattgataacaataatCATAACCTTATGGGAACAGGTGCAATTTCTGGTGGTAAACATCAACCTTTTGGTGTTGGTGGAAGTTTGGATTATACTCATAAGCCAAGTGCAAGTACTCTCAGTGCTTCAGTTAAACATCTTGATGGATTAGGAACTAATGTTGGTGTATCCGGTCgttataatttcataaatgAACGGAATACTCAAGCATATATTGGAGCAAATTATGATAGACAATATGGAGGACCTTCTGGAACGGGAAACCCCAACTATGGTGTATTTGCTGGGTTGACACACAGATTTTAA